The segment GGGTAAAGATAGATTGTATTTTGCAAACGTTGAAAgtttaatatctaaattattagCCATTatcattaacataaatttgcGTTTTACGGATGTTCTATATCGGTACCACTCCTCGTGAAATGCTTGATCCGTTATTTCAACACTCTAAATTAGAcatatgtgaaatattaatattattgtgtcCGCTGTTCGTCTGACACCGAAGAAGTCAGCTGTGCCGCGATCAATATATCGAACCGTCCAGAAATCAATAGAAAACAAATGAAGTAGtgcaaagagaaaataattaaaaagaaaagaaaaaaattagctCAAGTTTCGCAAAGATGTATCACGGATTCatcatgttttattttgttacgtATTTAACGATTAAATATAGCAACAAAAAGtcgtgaatattttttttaaattgcagtctttttgaaaaaaaaaaaaaaattaaatcgaattaaaaaataaatttattcctatttattattatttaaaattttttgtaaattgatatttaatctagaaataaaaaaatatgtatttcaaaaaaacttaCTGCATCTAATAACTGTTGTACACAAGAGCACAATATGTAAAGCTGCAATATTCCACCCGATGCGTACATGAGGATCAAGGATCCTTCCAACGGAGTTGTTGATGGTATCTAAAATGTCATGCAAATGCgtgaaataaatgataataatacgtggtatttgatagatatttattaactttaagTCATCTCGCaaacatttctaaaataaatcacTATGTTACTTACTGCAAACACCATGATAGCAATGCCGCAAACTCGCAAAACGCTGTTCACGTATATTAGACTAAAATTTAAGGACAACAAATCACTTAGCATCAATGTTATCCTAAAACAAAGCGtataacatgtaattttagattaaaaataaagtaataattaatttaaatatagaataaatctatttacattttattgcaagtcaaaaagtttcaaactattattccttttttcaaaaatttctactAAAATAGCTCACCGAACAATCGTGTTATGATGccgacatatatttttaatcttttcttcCGCGTCGTtatctttttctaaataatattctttttcattagAACTATTGCGATCACTCTGCAAGAGTCCATCTTTAAATATCATCGACAGCTTCAacgcaatatatttatattgcgcGGTTATCAGCAATATCATATGCATCATGTAGCTATCCACGCTAACtttctttgtaaaaatgtacatGCTGCTTATCATTATGATAAAACTTCCGATCACGAAGACAGTGGTTGTGACCGGCTCTTTAGAGAAGGCCACCGGCATCCTATAATCTAcgtagaagaaaaaattccTATGAAAAATCAAAGCAAGCGGTGTGCCACTCCACATTACTATGGACACCACGCCAGCCGTCCAGTAGAACTTAATAGGAATCTCCGTGGTCTTCAGGGTtgctattacaatttttttcatcatctCGTCTTCCATGCGCAGAATGTCATTGAATTTGCGGATCAATTCTTGCACTAGACTCCTACGCGAATAAATTCGTACGACCATGAAGACCACCTCAATAGTGACCACGAGGGCGACCAATCCGTCCTTCAAAGCTTTCTCTTTAGGTACCAGAAAGCATCCGGGAATTAGCACGCACGTTTGAACTACTTCGAGGAACCACACTAAAACGCTATATATCTTCAAGAATACAGGAAAAGACGAATTATCAGTAGACATCGGTAAGAGATTGCCGGAGATTATGTTCAGCCAAACATTGAGGGGATTTACACTTTGAAAATCCATGCTGCCGCTCgtctataataaataagaaatgcTATGTGAAATACAGAAAATTGAATAACATGAAAACGAAAAAATCGAGCAATGAAATTCGACGAAACTACATcgcaatatgtaaatattttttaacacgtaaaaattattatgtgaaTTTTGATCagtgttaaaaattaacatttattatttcaataagtttgtttataatatcaataactCAGtgttacttataaaaaatctcagtataatttactttaattaataatatttttaaataaatgtttttcaaaagCACAATTGTTTTAGCTACCATTGCGAAAAACGTATATGCTTCACAGGGTTGCTATATACTGTTAGAGAAATGTACGAActtttacatgtaaatttaCTTCTATTTCTATCGTCACGCAAGTCTTTGCGCCATCcggattattaataaattattcatattttttcgaaGACATTTGGCTCTCTTTTGTAGTCAGCGCTTGTTCTATAATCATTCTACTATACGAGAGATTATTCATCAACAATACATTATTGTCATACATGTTAATCTAGAAAGACTTTTGTTACTATTAGTATATTAGACATCAAAAGTGACGGTTTCTTGAAGCGTCCGCTTCGTTTTATTTAGCATAGCAATAAATgcaattgtaaaattctttgcAACTAACATTTCTTTGTAGCGTCTTTGTAGTGACATTATCTTATagtatatcattattattatactctTGCGAAGCCAGGACTGCCGCAGGAGCCGCAGTATTTCATTGTACTTGATACACGTATCATCCATATAAAATCACCATATATATCTGCAATAGACTCATTCGCTGGATacattaacatattaatatacacaatttGGAAATGGGTTTATACGCATTCACAAGacaagcaataaataaattttcgaattACATTTCCCAAACATTGCAAGTTTaatctttcaaatattattagcCACTTCACTgacataaatgtatattttacagataatgTAAATCGATTCCAACGACTCTTCGAGAAACGCTTCATTAATTGTGGCTAACtctgtaaaatacaatggACACTAAAGGAATGTACTTGCGAATAATCGCTTCAATTAGCTTTGCAACGGATTCTAGGAAAAGTGAAGCATAAACAATCTTTCTGGTCAACATTTAGATCAGGCTTAACTGACACCCAAGGAAAATATACGCGCGACAGTGCCAGAGAAcaagacatttttaaataaaggtAAGAGTCTTTATTGAGCAAAATTGTATAATCCATAAATGTTGTAATTGAGAGACTCACTCTAGATTGAGGCAGTCATTCCCTGAATTAATTCCTCATACTGCCTGataatttttacttctcactttataattttttttactcatGTAGATTTAGAGTCATAAGACTTggcacgtatttttttaaattataaactttacaatccgtatttttaacaagaattagaatttttatttgctttcttTCTATCGCAGCAAAATCTATACTACTACATATTGTATTACTATTGTACAACTGTACATCTGTACTACATATCGTACTACCACTATTAACATTTTGATTTGACTACAAAATTCgattatgtttaatattaaaaatgtattagtAAAACATAAGCAACATCGCCTTTGTTATTTGTCATTTTACTCTTAAAAGTAAAAGGGCGATGGAGTAAGCTTGATTTAAAAcctaaaaaagatatttaattatataaaattgtttgtaaATGCTGTCAATAAGTTATACTAATAatcgaaaagaaataaacatcTCTCTTACTGTCATGAATGAGGGCAGAGACAAACTGAATCTTGCAAACGTTGAaagtttaatttctaaattattactaGCCATCATTACCAACATAAATGTGCGTTTTACAGATATTCCAAATTGATTCCAATCTTTGTGAAACGCTTTGTCTGTTATTTCTGTACTCTAAACTCGATCGAGAAAATGCACGATATAATTCTTAATCACAagttcttaaattaatttttttattcagaatattaaatgtttagtatttaaaatttaatttaataaaacataatacttttgaaaattgaatgtagttataaaaattaatagcgaatttatttgattatggatacaaatataatattcaagaaataagattttcagcaatttaaaaatgaataataagtttttgtatttaatcaGAGGAGAGATAAAATAGgatataaaagcaaatttatattacaagaCTTACCGCTTCCAATAATTTTTGGACGGAAGAACACAATATATAGAATTGCACTATTGCACCAGATCCGTATAAGATGACCATAGATCCTTCGAGCAAAGACGCGGATATCTAAAGTTTCACGATGACATATCACtgctatattataattataattgactgtaatttgcgataatatttaatagtattGCATacttattgtatcaatatagTTTAGAAAGTatctttgaaataattgatacaCAAAAAAAACCATGACTTACTTTAGTCAACATGATACCAATAAAGCAAAATCGAAAAACGCTATTCACgtatatcaaagaaaaatttagagaCAACAATTTCTTTAGCATTAACGTTATGCTGAAACAAAGCACATAATCTGTGTCCGTAATATCATATGAAAAACAAGGCATTAAATTGAAACTATTATAGAAGTTTATTACATTACttgtaagttaaaaataatttattttaagttgtatttaaaaataaaattgatcaaagtaatttataattttattacaaaatattaaaaagtgtaCTTACTGTATGACAGAATTATGTTGCCgacataaaagtttaattttctgttccacaataaaatctgttttggaattataattttctggCAAATCGCCGcaattattttgcacattacGGACTTGAAATATTGATTCAAGCTTCAATGCGATATATTGATACTGTGATGTTATCAACGACACCAGATATATCGTATAAACATCAACGGCGACtttctttagaaaaatgtatgtgtTGCCAAGCAGTATCATCGCAGTACCCAGTAAAAACATGTTGACGGAGAATGGTTCTTTAGAATAGGTGACCGGCATTTTGTAATCGACATAGTAAAAAGTACTCTTTTCGAAGACCAGTGGGAGTGAAAGAGAGCACCAGATGAAGGCAGACAGACTGCCTATCGCCAAGTAACATTTAAGTGGAACCTCCATTGGTTTCACATTTGCCTTCACGATATTAATCATAGTCTCATCCTTAACGCGTAAAATATCATTCAATTGTCGTATCAACTGTACTACAAGTTCTCTTTGCATATAAATTCGCGTAACCATAAAGAATATTTCTGCGATGACTGCTAAGCTGATTAAACCATCATTGAGGACCTTTTCTATCGGTACAAAGAAACAACCACTGATCAATGTGGCTGTGTGAACCAATTCCAGCAACCATACAGAGACACAGTATATTTTCCAGTATATCGGATACGATGATTCGCCGGAATTTATCGGTAATAGATTGCCGGAGAGTAAGTTTAACCAGAGATTTAAAGGATTCATGCTCTCGAAGTCCATAAACTCGGAATTGTCTTTATGATAAGAATTACTCTGTCACAAAGAAGACATAATAATTGAGACTTTGATcgatttgtttcatttttttgtcaccaaagataatttaaacaCATGCACACACATGTGATTTttagtagaatatttttataattttaataatatatttttaatagtaattaattctattaatatttgaaatcgtCAACAAGCTCGATTtaggtaattttttttctaaagttatcgtttttcacaaacaataaaaataaacagatgCTTAACTGTCGtcagaataaataattcttttttgtgtatattaaagCAAATGTACGGAACATTGTATACGCACTTACCTCCATTTTACATTTCTACCAATGCACGTGTACGTTCAGATCAACTTGTATGGCATTTTTATcagtatttgaaaattgcagCTATATGTTGAACAATTTAGTATCCATCTGCAGTTCTTCCTGccttttatgaatatattatgcacTGTCATGTGACAATTTATACAAAGCAAAAATACGCTTTCTTCATCGTAATTGCCGACATTTGCTCTATAATTGTTACTTGAATGCATCGCAGATGAgttatcaacaataatatcGCTACTTTCTGTATATTTGATAAGTCTGAATGACATTGTATACTATTGTAGGGACACATAAAAGACTCCGCGAATAAACGTCGTGATGGAGGATggtttattgaaattttcaatgcaTTTACTGCAGGGATCAACACAACTATAACTTGTAATTATCCCTGTGCTATATGAAGTGGCAATTATCTTATAGCATATTTTAGTTGTCACAGAACCTCAAAACCTTTATAAGATACGCAAAACCTGTTGCTGCCTATCGCAAGCAATATGAAGGAGAAATTTGGTATTCTAAGTTTTCCCAAAATAATCTATGGAACATCTGTAGatctaatttttatgcatCCCAAACAAGTGCTCAATGTAAGTTGTTAATTTGATTactatttgaaattttgttcataataaagttttaaaattaatcgagaaataaatttactatttctACTGcccttaaaaataattgttattcaaaatttatagctgctatttaagatataatttataaaaatatattaaattataaattttacatttacgtTACTATAAATAGttaacatctttatttttctcaatcaTTTATCACAACAATATCTGCATGTTgcattatgtttaaattaaacacaaaATTCAATATCTTGCACTATTTAATACTGCTTACtacaataaaagttataattaaaaaagaaaaataaaatgcattgacagatatttacttaaataatttgttcaaatactaaaaattatatacatactgcACATAAAATAATAGCTGCAATGTTCTGATGTCGCTTTTCAAGTGAATAGCAGTAATGCGATAGAATATGATTGATTTAAGATCTAAAATATTACGCAAAATTttgagtaatttttcaaaaatattaataatattacgtgAACAATagaatgtgtgtgtataaacTCACCGTCATAAACGAAGTCCGAGACATActgcatttttcaaattttgaaattttaagcCCCATATTATTAACCATTATCATAAACATGAATGTACTTTTGATGGAAGTACCATATCGATACCATTCCTCGTGAAATGCTTGATCTGTTATTTCAACActctaaattaaatacaaaaacccaatattaatatattgatagcttatttttactattcataaatatgtaacaattttatcttcttttgcaagcaataattatgatttttattttataaaaatgtattcagtttttatcagaatattttcttattaacaaataatataattctataaaacgGTCATACATTTTTGTATGTACTTTGtgataacttttataaaattatcacaaagtttaattataaaataaaaatatatatattttattatatcaaaactTACTGCATCCAATAATTGTTGCACACAAGAAGTCAATATATAGAGTTGCACTACTCCGCCCGATCCGTACGTTACGGCCACAAATCTGTCTAACCATGTCGATGCAGGTAtctaaaagtttattaaaatacatagctaattataaaatttacagtacaataaaattgctttataCGTTTAGGTTATTTTTAGCAAATCATTTAGAATAActaatattagaattattactCACTGAAATCatcatgataaaaatacaGCAGAAGCGAAAAACactatttacatatattatactgAGGTTTACAGATAACAGTTCTCTTAGCATTATTGATATGCTAAAATAAAAGGcgcaaaatgtaattatagaACAttctataaaacattaattaacattacttTAGACTTAACTTAGCACCGAATTTTTGttgttgcaaaaattgtaataaagtgtattttaatcttacttttctataactttaatttttaattgtaattaattctttgattatattaattatattgtgattttatttttattaactctaacaaaatgcatattaaattaaatgcctTGGAAAagcaacttttttatttcaactattTTGAACAAGTTAGCTTACTTTACGACTTTGTTAAAATGCCGACATAAAGATTTAATCTCTTTTTCTGCTCTATaattcattttataataatatccttttgtattaaaattgttttgatcatttttcaaaatttcatctCGAAATATCATTGAAAGTTTCGACGCGATATATCTGTACTGCGCCGTTATTAGCAGTATCATGTGTATCATGTAACTGTCTATGCcaactttttttgtaaaaatgtacatGCTACTAAACATCACGACAACATTTCCCAATACAAAAACACTGGTGGAGACTGGCTCTTTAGCATAAACAACTGGCATCCTGTGATccacgtaataaaaaaaatttttctgaaagaCTAATGGAAACGGTCCTATGCCCCACACGAATATTGATATCATGCCGGCCGTccagtaaaatttaaaaggaaTCTCCATCGATTTCAAAGTTGTCGTTACAATGCCTTTCATCATTTCGTCCTGCATGTGCAGGATACCGTCTAGTTTTTGGATCAATTATTGCACCAGTTTCTTACGCATGTAAATTCGTATAATGAACGAAATTACTTCAATGGTGACTACAATGCCGATTAAACCATCCTTCAGAATCTTTTCTTTTGGCGCAAATATACACCCGGGAATTAGTACGCACGTTTGAAGTAATTCGAGCAACCACACCAAAGCGCTATATATCTTCCAAAATATAGGATATGACGAGTCGTCAGCAGTCATTGGTAATAGATTGCCCGAGATCAAATTTAGCCGAATATTTATGGGATTTACACTTTGAAAATCCATGGTTTAGCTCtttgagtaaaaaaaatattctgcgaaataaagcatgtaaaatttaaacaattggaataaaaaaattttgtagtaaaaacaatgttaaatatgtaagttacttttataatttgcatataacaaaaaaagatgTCTACctataaaacttaatttatatttttagtattatattcgcgattattattttattaattcgcaATCACAGTACTGGTAAAAATCCAagcttatttaaatttcatgaataattttttatgtcaagcaaatatttttctaatgcaAAAAGTTCTGCAAACTTCTGCTATATGCACACGCGTCAAACaaacttttaataacaaaaataagagaataatatattaacttttacGTTTATGTTTACCTCTATTTTACGCTTTCATCATACATGCTCTTTTgtgtttgcaaaatatataacagaCATTTGTCAGTATCAAAAGTTTCTTATAGATCCTGAGGGGGGGAGGTCATTACTCTCTTTGAATTCATACATCTCCCTcttattcattaataaattatgctgTCATATGGCTACCAACGACAGCTGTCGTATTGTTCTTCTCATACATTGATCGCACGTTCTATAATCAACACTACTACACGAGACAGCATTTATGAACAATTTAATGTCGCCACTTCCTACGTACATGATAATTAAAGGACTTTTGTTATACTATTAGTGTAGAAATGAAgaagtataaataaacatcGTGTTATCCGTTTGATGATTTTCTGAAACATCTTATTCATTTCGTAGAACgtagaaattaatacaattgtgCTATCTTCTGTAATTTAGACTTTCAAATGATTATTATCTTATGTCTTATTGACTGATACAGCGCCCTAAAGCACAAGAAAACCGCAGTATCTGACAGTACTTCGCACACACATCATCGATGAAAATTAAGACGTGACATACTAACTTGACATGCTGACCTTATTCTGTAAGTATTTCGGAGCCTTATCAATCATGCGCTATGTAACAAATTGTTCCTCccacattattatttataagataaatttttctgtctGTTTACAGCGTATTCTTAGtactaaaaatactttaattttaaaattttgctttttttctaacttttttcTCCTAAAATCATACAAAGTTCGGTCCCcagtaataaagattaatttccgaaattaaaaaaaaaatcgatgaatAGTTTCAAACGATGTAACATCGACCCTTCTAATGGTTAACTCGATATTTGACAATCAAACCGTTCAACACTTGCAAGATCAACCTTAATTATTGATCTGCAGAAGAATCGTTTATTGCGGCCATCTAAGCCTCatacacaaaaattattcagGAGAGAAcgtaacaaattattacataaataaatttaataattttactgtcggtaaagataattgttttattccaattttatagctgctatttaaaatataaaaaaaattataaaaatatataatattataaagttcAAATTTACGTTACTATAAACAGACgaaatctttattttcctCAATGTATTACAACAATATCTGcattgtattacattttaatttaaacaccAAATTCAAAATCTTATACTACTTAATATTCT is part of the Linepithema humile isolate Giens D197 chromosome 3, Lhum_UNIL_v1.0, whole genome shotgun sequence genome and harbors:
- the LOC105678927 gene encoding odorant receptor 85f-like isoform X1 codes for the protein MTSGSMDFQSVNPLNVWLNIISGNLLPMSTDNSSFPVFLKIYSVLVWFLEVVQTCVLIPGCFLVPKEKALKDGLVALVVTIEVVFMVVRIYSRRSLVQELIRKFNDILRMEDEMMKKIVIATLKTTEIPIKFYWTAGVVSIVMWSGTPLALIFHRNFFFYVDYRMPVAFSKEPVTTTVFVIGSFIIMISSMYIFTKKVSVDSYMMHMILLITAQYKYIALKLSMIFKDGLLQSDRNSSNEKEYYLEKDNDAEEKIKNICRHHNTIVRITLMLSDLLSLNFSLIYVNSVLRVCGIAIMVFAIPSTTPLEGSLILMYASGGILQLYILCSCVQQLLDASVEITDQAFHEEWYRYRTSVKRKFMLMIMANNLDIKLSTFAKYNLSLPSFMTVSLNAYFVIKAFMILLIF
- the LOC105678927 gene encoding odorant receptor 85f-like isoform X2; the protein is MTSGSMDFQSVNPLNVWLNIISGNLLPMSTDNSSFPVFLKIYSVLVWFLEVVQTCVLIPGCFLVPKEKALKDGLVALVVTIEVVFMVVRIYSRRSLVQELIRKFNDILRMEDEMMKKIVIATLKTTEIPIKFYWTAGVVSIVMWSGTPLALIFHRNFFFYVDYRMPVAFSKEPVTTTVFVIGSFIIMISSMYIFTKKVSVDSYMMHMILLITAQYKYIALKLSMIFKDGLLQSDRNSSNEKEYYLEKDNDAEEKIKNICRHHNTIVRITLMLSDLLSLNFSLIYVNSVLRVCGIAIMVFAIPSTTPLEGSLILMYASGGILQLYILCSCVQQLLDASVEITDQAFHEEWYRYRTSVKRKFMLMIMANNLDIKLSTFAKYNLSLPSFMTILNQSYSIALLLLKTN
- the LOC136998372 gene encoding odorant receptor 94a-like: MVTRIYMQRELVVQLIRQLNDILRVKDETMINIVKANVKPMEVPLKCYLAIGSLSAFIWCSLSLPLVFEKSTFYYVDYKMPVTYSKEPFSVNMFLLGTAMILLGNTYIFLKKVAVDVYTIYLVSLITSQYQYIALKLESIFQVRNVQNNCGDLPENYNSKTDFIVEQKIKLLCRQHNSVIHITLMLKKLLSLNFSLIYVNSVFRFCFIGIMLTKISASLLEGSMVILYGSGAIVQFYILCSSVQKLLEASTEITDKAFHKDWNQFGISVKRTFMLVMMASNNLEIKLSTFARFSLSLPSFMTVLNQAYSIALLLLRVK